The Impatiens glandulifera chromosome 3, dImpGla2.1, whole genome shotgun sequence genome contains a region encoding:
- the LOC124929596 gene encoding putative non-specific lipid-transfer protein 14, translating into MMKQQMRKLVVLVIMIGVGCIASARGSVDCNTVTAFISACSTFVSYGSPDPIPGTPCCQAVGSINTLATSRHDRQSICRCLMGLITVYNPNATAIATLPGFCGVSLGFIIAPNTDCN; encoded by the coding sequence ATGATGAAGCAACAGATGAGAAAGTTGGTAGTGTTGGTGATAATGATCGGAGTTGGTTGTATAGCATCGGCAAGGGGGAGCGTAGATTGCAACACGGTGACGGCGTTCATATCAGCATGCTCCACCTTCGTGAGTTATGGGTCCCCTGACCCCATCCCTGGCACCCCATGCTGTCAGGCTGTCGGTAGCATCAACACCCTCGCCACTTCCAGACACGACCGCCAGTCCATCTGCCGTTGCTTGATGGGCCTCATTACTGTTTACAATCCCAACGCCACCGCCATCGCTACCTTGCCCGGTTTCTGCGGCGTTTCTCTAGGCTTCATCATTGCACCCAACACCGACTGCAACTAG
- the LOC124931979 gene encoding leucine-rich repeat receptor protein kinase EMS1 yields MAKPYLLFILHLLLLLHSLFLVTHSVVGLQNDQNPERKHLLSFRDSLENPFILSSWDSELSHCQWKGIDCENGVVVALLLPSHSLKGQLPTSLFSLSNLLLLDLSSNLLYGNIPPDIARLRRLKNLNLSGNQLSGELPTSLGGFIHLETLKLGSNFFTGKIPPEIGNSFHLQWLDISGNSLSGNIPSSFQNLAGLHFLALGNNLLTGPLDPFLLSNLTSLTSFDVSNNSLSGIIPPEIGALVNLIDLFIGMNHFSGRLPPEIGRLTKLQNFFSPSCSIQGPLPETMSELKSLSKLDLSYNPLACSIPKSFGKLQNLSILNLGLSELNGSIPSELGNCRNLKTVVLAFNSLSGSLPEELVNLPMVSFSVEKNQLSGPLPSWLGRWDHIDSLLLTYNQFSGTIPPEIGNCSMLSHISLSNNFLTGPVPRELCNAASLSQIDLDSNFLTGTIDNVFINCRNLTVLNLDDNHFVGSIPEYITDLPLVALDLDFNNFTGPIPKKLWSMSSLLEFTAVKNRIEGILGPEIGNAVSLQRLALNNNRIRGSIPKEIGNLTNLSVLNLNSNFLEGEIPNEIGNCICLTTLDLGSNSLNGSIPEELTDLSQLQCLVLSYNNLSGSIPSKESNYFRQLNMPDSSYVQHHGVFDVSNNLISGEIPEELGNCLVIVELLLGNNQLSGEIPGSLSRLMNLTTLDLSGNSLSGNVPDEFGQAVKLQGLYLDQNKLDGRIPESLGKILGLVKLNLTGNNLSGQIPSSLGDLNGLSHLDLSSNELSGTLPSSLSRMGNLIGLYLDNNKLSGHIHRLFVNPLIWRIEVVNLSNNLFDGVLPHTLGNMSYLTSLDLHANKFSGQIPSELGNLIQLQFLDVSGNMLSGFIPEQICNLENIFSLDFADNRLEGLIPRNGICGNLSGSVFNGNKDLCFNKCVHRGAWLNVWWLASVVVGSATIALSLAIIFKRWLCKNVGKSDCEENEERKLNSPGDQNLYFWSSSRSKEPLSINVAIFEQPLLKLTLVDILEATNNFCKSCIVGDGGFGTVYKAILTDGKAVAVKKLNQAKTQGHREFLAEMETLGKVKHNNLVSLLGYCSYGEEKLLVYEYMINGSLDHWLRNRTGGLEKLDWNMRLKIATGSARGIAFLHHGIVPHVIHRDIKASNILLSHDFEPKVADFGLARLISACETHVSTDVAGTFGYIPPEYGQSWKCTTRGDVYSFGVILLELVSGKEPTGPEFKEVEGGNLVGWAVQKMKKGMAVDVLDREVLNSGSKMTMLQTLQIAVVCVSENPAKRPTMLNVLKSLTGIKQAHM; encoded by the coding sequence ATGGCTAAACCCTATCTtctcttcattcttcatcttcttcttcttcttcattctctgTTTCTCGTCACCCACTCTGTAGTAGGATTGCAGAATGATCAAAACCCAGAAAGAAAACACTTGCTTTCCTTCAGAGATTCTCTTGAGAACCCATTCATTCTCTCTTCTTGGGACTCCGAACTTTCTCACTGTCAATGGAAAGGCATTGATTGTGAAAATGGCGTTGTTGTTGCACTCCTTCTTCCATCCCATTCTTTGAAAGGACAACTCCCCACCTCACTTTTCTCTTTATCCAACCTTCTCCTGCTCGACCTTTCTTCCAATCTTCTTTATGGAAACATACCGCCGGATATTGCTCGTTTACGCCGCCTCAAGAATCTTAACCTGAGTGGAAACCAGTTGTCCGGCGAGTTACCCACTTCCCTCGGCGGTTTTATACACCTCGAAACTCTTAAACTCGGCTCAAACTTTTTCACCGGAAAAATCCCACCGGAGATCGGGAATAGTTTTCATCTCCAGTGGCTTGACATCTCCGGTAATTCCCTATCCGGTAATATCCCGTCGAGTTTTCAAAATCTTGCCGGACTCCATTTCCTTGCACTTGGAAACAATTTGCTGACAGGTCCTCTTGATCCATTTCTATTATCTAATCTTACCTCTTTAACTTCGTTTGATGTCTCCAATAACTCACTTTCCGGGATAATCCCGCCTGAAATTGGAGCTCTGGTCAACCTCATTGATCTTTTCATTGGAATGAACCATTTTTCTGGGCGTTTGCCTCCCGAAATTGGTCGACTTACCAAACTTCAAAACTTCTTCTCTCCTTCCTGTTCTATTCAAGGGCCATTACCGGAAACGATGTCGGAATTAAAATCTCTTAGCAAACTTGATCTTTCTTATAACCCTTTGGCGTGTTCAATTCCAAAATCATTTGGGAAGTTGCAGAACTTGTCAATACTGAACTTGGGTCTCTCGGAGTTAAACGGATCCATTCCTTCGGAGCTCGGTAATTGTAGAAATCTGAAAACCGTAGTTCTCGCTTTCAACTCTCTCTCTGGTTCTCTTCCAGAGGAGCTTGTTAATTTACCGATGGTGTCATTTTCTGTGGAGAAGAATCAGCTTTCTGGGCCATTGCCATCTTGGCTCGGGCGTTGGGATCATATTGATTCACTTTTACTCACGTATAATCAGTTCTCAGGAACAATCCCTCCGGAAATCGGAAACTGTTCGATGTTGAGTCATATCAGtctttctaacaatttcttgaCGGGTCCTGTTCCAAGAGAGCTTTGCAATGCCGCGTCACTGTCGCAGATCGATCTTGACAGCAACTTCCTGACAGGCACGATTGATAATGTCTTTATCAACTGCCGGAATCTTACTGTGTTAAATCTGGATGACAATCATTTCGTTGGCTCGATTCCTGAGTATATCACCGATCTTCCATTGGTGGCTCTTGATCTCGATTTCAACAACTTCACGGGTCCAATTCCGAAGAAACTGTGGAGTATGTCAAGTCTGTTGGAGTTCACGGCTGTTAAGAACCGTATAGAAGGGATTCTCGGCCCTGAAATCGGCAATGCTGTCTCACTTCAGAGGCTGGCCCTTAACAATAATCGGATAAGAGGAAGTATTCCTAAGGAGATAGGTAATCTCACTAACCTCTCTGTGCTGAATTTGAATTCCAATTTCCTTGAAGGTGAAATCCCGAACGAGATTGGAAATTGCATTTGCTTGACAACGTTGGACTTGGGAAGTAACTCCCTCAACGGCTCTATTCCTGAGGAACTTACCGATCTTTCTCAGTTACAGTGTTTGGTTCTCTCCTACAATAATCTATCCGGTTCTATTCCTTCAAAAGAATCAAACTACTTCCGGCAGCTCAACATGCCGGATTCGAGCTACGTTCAGCACCACGGAGTATTTGACGTCTCAAACAACCTGATTTCCGGTGAAATACCAGAAGAGCTCGGGAACTGTTTGGTCATTGTCGAGCTTCTTCTCGGAAATAACCAGCTTTCCGGCGAGATTCCGGGTTCTCTATCTCGGCTGATGAATCTCACCACGTTAGATCTCTCCGGAAACTCGTTATCCGGCAATGTCCCCGATGAATTTGGTCAGGCAGTTAAGCTTCAGGGATTGTACCTCGACCAAAACAAGCTCGATGGTCGAATTCCCGAGAGCTTGGGGAAAATTTTGGGTTTGGTGAAGCTGAATTTGACAGGAAATAATCTCTCTGGCCAAATTCCGTCCAGTCTTGGCGATCTGAACGGTCTTTCACATTTAGATTTGAGTTCGAACGAGCTCAGCGGCACTCTTCCATCGTCGCTCTCGAGAATGGGGAACCTGATTGGCCTGTATCTCGACAACAATAAACTTTCTGGTCATATTCATCGTCTGTTCGTAAACCCTTTAATTTGGAGGATTGAGGTTGTTAATCTTAGCAATAACTTATTCGACGGAGTTTTGCCCCATACTCTCGGAAACATGTCGTACTTGACGTCGTTGGATCTACATGCTAATAAATTCTCCGGCCAGATACCGTCTGAATTAGGAAACCTTATACAGCTCCAGTTTCTAGATGTTTCCGGAAACATGCTTTCGGGTTTTATCCCGGAACAAATATGCAACCTGGAAAACATTTTCTCGCTGGACTTTGCCGATAACCGTCTCGAAGGATTGATACCGAGGAACGGGATTTGCGGGAACCTTTCTGGCTCTGTTTTTAACGGGAATAAGGATCTCTGTTTCAATAAATGTGTCCATAGGGGGGCATGGTTGAATGTTTGGTGGCTAGCGTCTGTAGTTGTCGGGTCTGCGACGATCGCCCTTTCCTTGGCGATTATATTCAAGCGTTGGCTTTGTAAAAATGTTGGTAAAAGCGATTGTGAGGAAAACGAGGAAAGAAAACTGAACAGCCCCGGCGATCAGAATCTGTATTTCTGGAGCAGCAGCCGTTCGAAGGAGCCGTTAAGCATAAACGTGGCTATATTTGAGCAGCCGCTCTTGAAACTGACTCTCGTCGACATTCTAGAAGCCACCAATAACTTTTGCAAGTCATGTATTGTCGGAGATGGCGGATTTGGAACCGTTTACAAGGCGATTCTAACTGACGGGAAGGCTGTAGCGGTTAAGAAGCTAAACCAGGCGAAAACGCAGGGCCATCGAGAGTTTCTAGCCGAAATGGAGACCCTGGGAAAGGTAAAGCACAATAATCTAGTATCCCTTCTGGGTTACTGCTCTTACGGGGAGGAAAAGTTGCTTGTTTACGAGTACATGATAAACGGAAGCTTAGATCATTGGTTGAGGAACCGGACGGGTGGGCTCGAGAAACTCGATTGGAACATGAGACTGAAAATTGCGACCGGTTCTGCCCGTGGGATTGCGTTTCTCCACCACGGGATCGTTCCTCATGTGATACATAGAGATATTAAAGCGAGTAACATTTTGCTTAGCCATGATTTTGAGCCGAAAGTGGCGGATTTCGGTTTGGCCAGGCTGATAAGTGCATGCGAAACTCACGTCAGTACTGATGTGGCTGGGACTTTCGGGTACATACCGCCGGAGTACGGGCAGAGCTGGAAATGCACGACTCGGGGAGACGTTTATAGCTTCGGGGTGATATTACTTGAGCTTGTGAGTGGGAAGGAACCGACGGG
- the LOC124929467 gene encoding protein ROOT PRIMORDIUM DEFECTIVE 1, with amino-acid sequence MRVIFTYSTQLLKSNSKICKFNSLFTAKNLAKTGHGFSESIRPMSQSTSIPKKQQRIRDHGYDDYMEIDKKIRKVLKFYDLILTQPNSMLSISRLDTLSSRFGYKRLEAGKFILKFPFVFDIFEHPVQRVLYCRLTRRAMQQIDGENEALLAQVPDAITRLRKLLMLSNNGRLLLEDVRIARKDFGFPDDFEFSVILKYPQFFRLFESEESKEKYIEIVDRDSKLAVCSIERVREREYREKGIEAEDVRFSFIINFPPGFKLGKYYKIAMWKWQRVPYWSPYEDISGYDLRSLEAQKRMEKRAIGTIHELLSLTVEKKITMERIAHFRSVMYLPKKLKDFLLQHQGIFYISTRGNRGKLHTVFLREAYRKGELIQPNGLYLARRKLAELILMGHKRANMESPLGYSYYNNKQQHHGCDVRKTVYNNNNNNTDDDEEEDSGCYEDEDD; translated from the coding sequence ATGCGTGTGATTTTCACTTATTCAACTCAACTACTCAAGTCCAATTCCAAAATCTGCAAATTCAATTCCTTGTTCACAGCAAAAAATCTCGCCAAAACCGGCCATGGATTCTCCGAGTCAATCAGACCAATGTCTCAATCAACTTCCATTCCCAAGAAGCAGCAACGCATCCGAGATCATGGCTACGACGACTACATGGAGATCGACAAGAAAATACGTAAGGTCCTCAAGTTCTACGACTTAATCCTAACTCAACCCAATTCCATGCTCTCCATCTCCCGCCTCGACACCCTCTCCAGTCGTTTCGGCTACAAGCGCCTCGAAGCCGGCAAATTCATCCTTAAATTCCCCTTCGTCTTCGACATTTTCGAGCACCCAGTTCAGAGAGTCCTCTATTGCCGCCTCACCAGAAGGGCTATGCAACAGATCGATGGTGAAAACGAAGCCCTCCTAGCTCAAGTACCCGACGCTATTACCCGCCTTAGAAAGCTCCTCATGCTGTCCAACAATGGCAGACTTTTGCTTGAAGATGTGCGTATTGCCCGGAAGGACTTTGGGTTTCCAGATGATTTCGAATTCTCGGTAATTCTGAAATACCCACAATTCTTTCGTCTGTTTGAATCTGAGGAATCAAAGGAGAAATACATTGAGATAGTGGATAGAGACTCAAAGTTAGCTGTTTGTTCTATAGAGAGAGTTAGGGAGAGAGAATACAGAGAGAAGGGAATAGAAGCAGAAGATGTTAGGTTCTCCTTCATTATAAATTTCCCACCTGGATTTAAGCTGGGAAAGTATTACAAGATCGCAATGTGGAAATGGCAAAGGGTTCCTTACTGGTCCCCATACGAAGACATATCAGGTTACGATTTGAGATCATTAGAAGCCCAGAAGAGGATGGAGAAGAGGGCGATCGGTACAATTCACGAGCTGTTGTCACTTACGGTGGAGAAGAAGATAACCATGGAGAGAATTGCTCATTTTCGATCGGTGATGTATTTGCCAAAGAAGCTGAAAGATTTCCTCCTTCAGCACCAGGGGATATTTTACATATCTACTAGGGGTAATCGTGGGAAACTTCATACTGTGTTCTTGAGGGAGGCTTATAGGAAAGGAGAGTTGATACAACCGAATGGTTTGTATTTAGCAAGGAGAAAGCTTGCTGAGTTGATCTTAATGGGTCATAAGAGAGCTAACATGGAAAGCCCACTTGGTtatagttattataataataagcaGCAGCATCATGGTTGTGATGTGAGAAAAAcagtgtataataataataataataacactgATGATGATGAGGAGGAGGATAGCGGTTGTTATGAGGATGAAGATGATTGA